A stretch of the Filimonas lacunae genome encodes the following:
- a CDS encoding M23 family metallopeptidase — protein sequence MKSTFTRSLPVVAIGAIALISIPAIRCGRYRNNPLHRPIELAAGFGEIRPDHFHLGADMRTDGREGLPVYAVKEGYISHVSIQKEKYGKALWITHPDGTTTLYAHLSAFTGKAAQWVSNRQYQQQSWQQETDVSPAAFPVKKGECIGYSGNTGTSEGPHLHFEVRNTATGKSLNPLATVLQVNDTVSPVIKALYWYDRCNSIYEDEAHAMDKNNTRCSSPFIGIGITASDQFATGRFVTGINKAWLYKDNVLQYEFSLQQLSAADTRYVNACIDYARAVDKGPVIQFLFSLPGNSLPYTRKFASGGTIDLSDRKQHEIKIVVDDVAGNRCEKRCRMQYNGSKPCLSPSGTTHLLYPQHTYQMQSAHATVRFPEHTFYDAIPLLLVETPAKIPGAVSTALTMKMPAAPVHNGFTVRLQTSLPERHALRQRTVMLLSGKKGVTILKGKWIQNKMEGLFTDTGTLQLVADTIAPVITHLQLEGSYIQFTCTDNLGALASVQATVNGQWLALDQKNNTFRYQKEEHYPPHARILSIMVTDVAGNVTTRKYTL from the coding sequence ATGAAAAGTACTTTCACCCGCAGCCTGCCTGTTGTGGCTATTGGTGCCATCGCCCTTATCAGCATTCCCGCTATCCGTTGCGGGCGGTATCGTAATAATCCCCTGCACCGCCCTATTGAATTAGCGGCAGGCTTTGGCGAAATACGGCCCGATCATTTTCATTTAGGGGCCGACATGCGCACTGATGGCCGGGAAGGCCTGCCCGTGTATGCTGTTAAAGAAGGATATATCAGCCATGTAAGTATACAAAAGGAAAAATATGGAAAAGCATTATGGATCACCCACCCCGATGGCACCACTACGCTGTATGCACATCTTTCGGCCTTTACCGGCAAAGCAGCCCAATGGGTCAGCAACCGGCAATACCAGCAACAAAGCTGGCAGCAGGAAACGGATGTTTCGCCTGCTGCCTTCCCGGTGAAAAAGGGAGAATGCATTGGTTATAGTGGCAATACCGGCACATCGGAAGGACCGCACCTGCATTTTGAAGTGCGCAACACCGCCACCGGCAAAAGCCTGAACCCGCTTGCTACGGTGTTACAAGTGAACGATACGGTGAGCCCGGTGATTAAAGCCTTGTATTGGTACGACCGCTGTAACAGCATTTATGAAGACGAAGCCCATGCCATGGACAAAAATAATACCCGCTGCTCCTCTCCTTTCATAGGCATTGGCATTACCGCTTCTGATCAGTTTGCGACCGGCCGCTTTGTTACCGGCATCAACAAGGCCTGGCTGTATAAAGACAATGTTTTACAGTATGAATTTTCTTTACAACAACTTTCTGCTGCCGACACCCGGTATGTAAATGCCTGCATTGACTACGCGCGCGCTGTGGATAAAGGCCCGGTAATACAATTCCTGTTTTCTTTACCCGGCAACAGCCTGCCCTATACCCGCAAATTTGCATCGGGCGGCACTATTGATTTAAGCGACCGCAAACAACATGAAATAAAAATAGTGGTAGATGACGTTGCCGGTAACCGGTGCGAAAAACGGTGCCGCATGCAATACAATGGCAGTAAGCCCTGCCTGTCGCCTTCCGGCACTACCCACCTGTTGTATCCACAACATACCTATCAAATGCAAAGCGCCCATGCAACGGTGCGTTTCCCTGAACATACTTTTTACGATGCCATTCCCCTGCTGCTGGTAGAAACACCCGCGAAGATACCGGGAGCAGTTTCTACGGCGCTAACCATGAAAATGCCCGCCGCTCCCGTACATAATGGTTTTACGGTGCGTTTGCAAACTTCCTTACCTGAACGCCACGCCCTGCGCCAACGAACCGTAATGTTATTGAGCGGCAAAAAAGGTGTCACCATACTGAAAGGCAAGTGGATACAAAACAAAATGGAAGGACTTTTTACAGATACCGGCACTTTACAACTGGTGGCAGATACCATAGCGCCCGTTATCACCCACCTGCAACTAGAGGGCTCCTATATTCAATTTACCTGCACAGATAACCTGGGGGCACTGGCTTCTGTGCAGGCAACAGTAAACGGGCAATGGCTGGCGCTGGATCAAAAGAATAATACTTTCCGTTATCAGAAAGAAGAACATTATCCCCCTCACGCACGTATTCTCTCCATTATGGTTACAGATGTGGCGGGCAACGTTACTACCCGGAAATATACACTCTAA
- a CDS encoding sensor histidine kinase, producing the protein MKKKLLLLLFRVIIIYYLIHIAYDLPNIANGRFYFKWIPLHASEALLRVMDLACSSLFALLPFWILHRLYPARRIVRIVLLITVSVAVLFFMHYGVARLQYGATLRLRYYFLNTLFYIGVYLFYGILFYFTGYAHDKEMEQKDLLLQNRQSELSFLRSQVNPHFLFNSLNNIYSLVYENSPKALPAIAGLSQLMRYMLYDGNDRVPLQKELDYIKQYIELQGIRFEHAITTRVHVSGETGQVHIPALLLIAFVENAFKHGDFAEGSEGLVITVYSSLQKTQFYCRNQKGHGPKDAGGGIGLVNVKRRLELLYPGKHLLEIEDIPDSFTIHLELTHG; encoded by the coding sequence ATGAAGAAAAAGCTGCTGCTTTTGCTGTTTCGGGTAATTATTATTTATTACCTCATACATATTGCTTACGATTTGCCCAATATTGCCAATGGCAGATTTTACTTTAAATGGATTCCATTACATGCTTCAGAGGCACTGTTGCGGGTGATGGATCTGGCCTGTTCTTCCCTGTTTGCGCTGCTGCCTTTCTGGATATTACACCGGTTATACCCTGCACGCCGCATTGTGCGGATAGTGTTACTGATTACTGTATCGGTTGCAGTATTGTTTTTTATGCATTATGGAGTGGCACGCCTGCAATATGGTGCTACGCTGCGCCTGCGCTATTATTTCCTGAACACTCTTTTTTATATAGGCGTATACCTGTTTTATGGCATCCTCTTTTACTTTACCGGCTATGCCCATGATAAAGAGATGGAACAGAAAGACCTGTTGCTGCAAAACCGGCAATCAGAATTGTCTTTTCTGCGCTCGCAGGTAAACCCTCATTTTCTATTCAACAGCCTGAATAATATCTATTCGCTGGTGTATGAAAATTCTCCTAAAGCCTTGCCTGCCATTGCCGGGTTATCGCAACTGATGCGTTATATGTTATATGATGGTAACGACCGGGTGCCGCTGCAAAAAGAACTGGATTATATTAAACAGTATATTGAATTACAAGGCATACGCTTTGAACATGCCATTACCACCCGTGTGCATGTAAGCGGCGAAACCGGCCAGGTGCATATACCCGCCCTGCTGCTGATTGCCTTTGTAGAAAATGCTTTTAAACATGGCGACTTTGCAGAGGGGAGCGAAGGGTTGGTGATTACAGTATACAGCTCGTTACAGAAAACCCAGTTCTATTGCCGCAATCAAAAGGGGCATGGCCCTAAAGATGCGGGCGGCGGCATTGGGCTGGTGAACGTTAAGCGCAGGCTGGAATTACTATACCCCGGTAAGCATTTGCTGGAAATAGAAGACATACCCGATTCATTCACTATTCACCTGGAACTCACACATGGCTAA
- the lptE gene encoding LPS assembly lipoprotein LptE has translation MNNFIPHRKTNRLLRTPVLFLFAFSFFTLLSCGVYTFRDVSIDYSKIKTIKISYIENKARYVNAQLSPRVTDGLQQKIASYTKLTRTTNDDAHYQISGYINNYNVTTSAIAAKQAATNRLTVGAHIVFKNTVENKTQEFDVSRDFDFAANLTLQEAEGRLMDDIVKNLSDEIFNRIFSNW, from the coding sequence ATGAATAACTTTATCCCCCATAGAAAAACTAACAGGTTGTTACGCACTCCTGTTCTTTTCCTTTTTGCTTTTTCCTTTTTCACGCTGCTTTCCTGTGGTGTGTACACTTTCAGAGACGTATCTATCGACTACAGCAAAATCAAAACCATTAAAATAAGCTATATTGAAAATAAGGCCCGTTATGTGAATGCGCAGCTGAGCCCGCGTGTAACCGACGGCTTACAACAAAAAATAGCCAGCTATACAAAATTAACGCGCACTACTAACGACGATGCGCATTACCAGATCAGTGGTTATATTAATAATTATAATGTAACTACCTCGGCCATTGCGGCCAAACAGGCGGCCACCAACCGTTTAACAGTTGGCGCACATATTGTATTCAAAAACACGGTAGAAAATAAAACACAGGAGTTTGACGTAAGCCGTGATTTTGATTTTGCTGCTAATTTAACCTTGCAGGAAGCAGAGGGAAGACTGATGGATGATATTGTGAAAAACCTGTCGGACGAAATTTTCAACCGGATTTTTTCAAACTGGTAG
- a CDS encoding sigma-54 interaction domain-containing protein: MDVQSIKNRFGIIGNSPALNHALNVATQVAVTDLSVLIVGESGVGKEVFSQIIHALSARKHNSFIAVNCGAIPEGTIDSELFGHEKGAFTGAVDSRKGYFETVNGGTIFLDEIGEMPLGTQARLLRVLETGEFIRVGSSKVQKTDVRVIAATNRELLEFTQNGRFREDLYYRLSTVPIRVPALKDRKEDVPLLFRKFVVDFAERYKTNPVQLDDEARNMLLNYPWPGNVRELKNIAEQISVLSKQPVLNATELRRFLPDKMPNRLPVLASVAGGAEFSNEREILYKLFFDMKKDVTELKKMFLEILQNPSMAGNMATYTKESLMNDYAAGHSHMNEQPTTVLQTPAIQNTVPQNTILPNTAGHAVILPHDHHDDEIHHHEEVEESLNILDKEKELIIKALKKHKGKRKDAALDLGISERTLYRKLKEYNIEDL, translated from the coding sequence ATGGATGTACAAAGTATCAAGAACAGGTTTGGAATAATAGGTAATTCACCGGCACTAAACCACGCTTTAAATGTAGCTACGCAGGTAGCTGTTACCGATTTAAGTGTGCTGATTGTAGGTGAAAGTGGTGTTGGTAAAGAAGTTTTTTCCCAGATTATACATGCGTTATCTGCCCGTAAACACAATTCGTTTATTGCAGTGAACTGCGGCGCTATTCCCGAAGGCACGATTGATTCGGAATTGTTCGGACATGAAAAAGGCGCTTTTACCGGTGCAGTAGATAGCCGTAAAGGCTATTTTGAAACCGTGAACGGCGGTACCATTTTCCTGGATGAGATTGGTGAAATGCCTTTAGGCACCCAGGCACGCCTGCTGCGCGTGCTGGAAACCGGTGAATTTATCCGGGTGGGTTCGTCAAAAGTGCAAAAAACAGATGTGCGTGTAATAGCTGCCACCAACCGCGAACTGCTGGAGTTTACCCAAAACGGCCGATTCAGGGAAGATTTGTATTACCGTTTAAGCACCGTGCCTATCCGGGTACCTGCTTTAAAAGACAGGAAGGAAGATGTACCGCTGTTGTTCCGGAAATTTGTGGTAGACTTTGCTGAGCGTTATAAAACCAATCCTGTGCAGCTGGATGATGAAGCACGCAATATGTTGCTGAACTATCCCTGGCCGGGTAACGTGCGCGAACTGAAAAACATTGCCGAGCAAATTTCAGTATTAAGCAAGCAACCCGTTTTAAATGCCACTGAATTAAGGCGCTTTTTACCAGATAAAATGCCCAACCGCTTACCCGTGCTGGCTTCGGTTGCCGGCGGCGCTGAATTTTCTAACGAAAGGGAAATTTTGTACAAACTCTTCTTTGACATGAAGAAGGATGTAACAGAATTGAAAAAAATGTTCCTGGAAATTCTGCAAAACCCCAGTATGGCGGGCAACATGGCCACCTACACCAAAGAATCGCTGATGAACGATTATGCGGCGGGGCATTCACATATGAACGAGCAGCCCACTACTGTTTTACAAACGCCCGCTATTCAAAACACAGTACCTCAAAACACAATTTTGCCCAATACAGCGGGGCATGCCGTAATATTGCCTCACGATCATCACGACGATGAGATTCATCATCATGAAGAAGTAGAGGAATCACTGAATATCCTGGACAAAGAAAAAGAACTGATAATCAAGGCCTTGAAAAAGCATAAAGGCAAAAGAAAAGATGCCGCGCTGGATTTGGGCATTAGCGAAAGAACCCTGTACCGGAAACTGAAAGAATACAATATAGAGGATTTATAA
- a CDS encoding TonB-dependent receptor domain-containing protein yields MKLLLLSFLIVCLLPAAAQQQDTTLVSGKKNPGLIIGNLVDTASKAPVTYATVRLQLLSDTLQQKSVVSDRNGAFQLEKVAFGYYRLRVSAVGYQTLTLDSIHLREERYDFNLGDVKLGTTSSPLSEVIVYAEKPLIENTDGKITYNVGESALSNGSSTAEILKNMPLVSNDPNGKILLRGKEPKILIDDKPVELSTEQLQDLLESLPGGSIEKVELMLNPPPEYATEQGGVINIITKKGRIGWVGKTTLAIGSRNEGNLSGNVSYRNKAFSFTGIAGIAGSRMNGTSYSRRENRYTDSSNYLNTDGDYVNKALRPNLRLQVDMEMNKQNLLNAVYQGNLSDADNNSNTQYINLNDKQEVSKASTRNNVSASNNYTHALTFSYTHKGTNPAEKLRIIAGGNISNSTNNRTFYQQYLNADLTPSGNDSMQLQDSRNNNNGYNARIDYSKPVFNAGSSFTTGATFNHSRYHTQLDTRFLNETDSAFVTNEALSNNFIFAQDIFTIRAGVTIALPAEVKLIGGLQAEHTRFNFDFIRGNTRPVDNAYWNYLPNITLRKDFDKTLNASFVYRGSIRRPGMGELNPSVDYGDPYNIRYGNPYLDASLADNFDWNVSWIKGKYYINGSLGYNNVKDVFNSIRTLVEDGKTETTYKNISSRKEYESGIWGGLTISRALRINASVGYNYNVYDEAGKQLYNYRDGGSFISSFNYSYTPTSVLRFEGNARYNSYADPQGRSKSNISLNLGVQQKFFEKRLIVQLNVIDPFSTQKNTTYTYGSNFYQESYRSTVSRNFRVSFTYQLNRMVQKKISDKEMKAAIDRIKGS; encoded by the coding sequence GTGAAACTATTGCTTTTGTCCTTTTTGATTGTTTGCCTGTTACCTGCCGCTGCCCAGCAGCAGGATACCACCCTTGTTTCCGGTAAAAAAAATCCCGGCCTTATTATAGGCAACCTGGTAGATACGGCCAGTAAAGCGCCCGTTACCTACGCTACGGTGCGCCTGCAGTTGTTATCAGATACCTTGCAGCAGAAAAGTGTGGTAAGTGACCGGAACGGAGCGTTTCAGCTGGAAAAGGTGGCTTTTGGCTATTACCGGCTGCGTGTGTCGGCCGTAGGCTATCAAACACTTACCCTCGACAGCATACATTTAAGAGAAGAACGCTACGATTTTAACCTGGGAGACGTAAAACTGGGCACCACCAGCTCGCCCTTATCGGAAGTGATTGTATATGCCGAAAAGCCGCTGATAGAAAACACAGATGGCAAAATTACCTACAATGTAGGCGAAAGCGCCCTGAGCAATGGCTCCTCCACCGCAGAAATTTTAAAGAACATGCCATTGGTAAGCAACGACCCCAATGGAAAAATATTGCTGCGTGGTAAAGAACCTAAAATATTGATTGACGATAAACCGGTAGAACTCAGTACGGAACAATTACAGGATCTGTTGGAAAGCCTGCCCGGCGGTTCTATTGAAAAAGTAGAGCTGATGCTGAACCCGCCGCCTGAATATGCTACTGAACAAGGTGGTGTAATTAATATCATCACTAAAAAAGGCCGTATAGGCTGGGTGGGCAAAACTACCCTGGCCATAGGCAGCCGTAACGAAGGCAACCTTTCCGGAAATGTATCTTACCGCAATAAAGCGTTTTCTTTTACCGGCATTGCAGGCATCGCCGGCAGCCGTATGAATGGCACCAGTTATTCCCGCCGGGAAAACCGGTATACCGATTCCAGCAATTATCTTAACACCGATGGCGATTATGTGAACAAGGCTTTACGGCCCAACCTGCGCCTGCAGGTAGATATGGAAATGAACAAGCAAAACCTGCTGAATGCCGTATACCAGGGCAACCTCAGTGATGCCGATAATAACAGTAATACGCAATACATAAACCTGAACGATAAGCAGGAGGTTTCAAAAGCCAGCACGCGCAACAACGTAAGCGCCAGCAACAATTACACGCATGCGCTCACTTTCAGCTATACCCATAAAGGCACTAACCCGGCTGAGAAGCTGCGCATTATAGCAGGCGGCAATATCAGCAACAGTACTAATAACCGCACGTTTTACCAGCAGTATCTCAACGCCGATTTAACGCCTTCGGGCAACGATTCTATGCAATTGCAGGATTCCCGTAATAACAACAATGGCTACAATGCCCGGATAGATTATAGTAAGCCTGTATTCAACGCCGGCTCTTCTTTTACCACGGGTGCCACTTTTAATCATAGCCGGTATCATACCCAACTGGATACCCGTTTTCTGAACGAAACAGACAGTGCTTTTGTTACCAATGAAGCGCTGAGCAACAACTTTATATTTGCACAGGACATCTTCACTATTCGTGCAGGGGTAACTATAGCATTGCCCGCCGAGGTGAAACTGATAGGCGGTTTGCAGGCAGAGCATACCCGCTTTAATTTTGATTTTATCAGGGGCAATACACGCCCGGTAGACAACGCTTACTGGAATTATCTGCCCAACATTACCCTGCGTAAAGATTTTGATAAAACACTGAATGCTTCTTTTGTATACCGCGGCTCTATTCGCAGGCCGGGCATGGGCGAGTTGAATCCGAGCGTGGATTATGGCGATCCGTATAATATCCGTTATGGTAATCCCTACCTGGATGCTTCATTGGCCGACAACTTTGATTGGAACGTGAGCTGGATCAAAGGCAAGTATTACATCAATGGCTCGCTGGGGTACAATAATGTAAAAGATGTGTTCAACAGCATTCGCACGCTGGTAGAAGATGGCAAAACGGAAACCACTTATAAAAACATCAGCTCCCGCAAAGAATATGAATCGGGTATATGGGGCGGGCTAACCATCAGCCGCGCACTACGTATTAACGCCAGCGTAGGATATAACTATAACGTATACGACGAAGCCGGCAAACAATTATATAATTACCGCGATGGAGGTTCCTTTATTTCTTCCTTCAACTATAGTTACACGCCAACCTCTGTGTTACGCTTTGAAGGCAATGCCCGTTATAACAGTTATGCCGATCCGCAGGGACGTTCTAAAAGCAATATCTCGTTAAACCTGGGTGTGCAGCAGAAGTTTTTTGAAAAGCGTTTAATTGTACAGCTGAATGTAATAGATCCTTTTTCCACACAAAAGAACACTACCTATACCTACGGCAGCAACTTTTACCAGGAAAGCTATCGTTCTACCGTATCTCGCAATTTCCGGGTATCGTTTACTTACCAGTTAAACCGGATGGTGCAAAAGAAAATAAGTGATAAGGAAATGAAAGCGGCTATAGACAGGATAAAAGGCAGTTAG
- the miaB gene encoding tRNA (N6-isopentenyl adenosine(37)-C2)-methylthiotransferase MiaB produces the protein MLDLTAKVHDESRQGEAYAPFVNDPTVYRKKFYIESYGCQMNFSDSEIVASILNKEGYGATRNAEEADLVLLNTCSIREKAEQTVRKRLTEFRKAKESKPGLLVGVLGCMAERLKAKFLEEEKLVDMVVGPDAYRSLPGLIEEAETGQKTVNVLLSRDETYADISPVRLESNGVTAFVSIMRGCNNMCSFCVVPFTRGRERSRDAFSIVAEAQDLFDRGFREVTLLGQNVDSYYWVNEEAAATVQNAAGEAVTFAKLLEMVALVSPDLRVRFSTSHPKDITEEVLLTMAKYENICKYIHLPVQSGNSRILQLMNRTYTREWYMAKVDQIKRIMPDCGISADIITGFCTETEEEHQETLSIMEYSKYDYSFMFFYSERPGTLAARRYKDDIPEEVKKRRLQEIITMQNRLSVESNKLDIGQTYKVLIEGESKRSDQDWMGRNSRNKAVVFAKGNSNYKKGDYVYVTITDCTQGTLLGYLQQ, from the coding sequence ATGTTGGATTTAACTGCAAAAGTTCATGACGAAAGCCGCCAGGGTGAAGCCTATGCTCCTTTTGTTAATGACCCTACAGTTTACAGGAAAAAATTTTACATAGAAAGCTACGGTTGCCAGATGAACTTTAGCGACAGTGAGATAGTTGCGTCTATATTAAATAAAGAAGGATATGGCGCCACCCGCAATGCGGAAGAAGCCGATCTGGTACTATTAAATACCTGTTCTATCCGTGAAAAGGCAGAGCAAACGGTTCGTAAACGTTTAACAGAGTTCAGAAAAGCCAAAGAGAGCAAACCAGGATTACTGGTGGGTGTGCTGGGCTGTATGGCCGAACGTTTAAAAGCTAAATTCTTAGAAGAAGAGAAACTGGTGGATATGGTGGTAGGCCCCGATGCTTACCGTAGCCTGCCCGGGTTGATAGAAGAAGCCGAAACCGGCCAGAAAACGGTGAACGTGTTGCTGAGCCGCGACGAAACCTACGCCGACATCTCTCCCGTTCGCCTGGAAAGCAATGGCGTTACCGCCTTTGTTTCCATTATGCGCGGCTGCAACAACATGTGCAGCTTTTGCGTGGTGCCTTTTACCCGCGGCCGGGAGCGTAGCCGGGATGCTTTTTCTATTGTAGCAGAAGCCCAGGATTTGTTTGACAGGGGCTTTAGAGAAGTAACTCTGCTGGGCCAGAACGTAGACAGCTACTATTGGGTAAATGAAGAAGCGGCCGCTACCGTACAAAACGCTGCCGGCGAAGCCGTAACCTTTGCCAAACTGCTGGAAATGGTGGCACTGGTAAGCCCCGATTTACGTGTACGTTTCAGTACTTCCCATCCTAAAGACATTACAGAGGAGGTATTGCTCACTATGGCTAAGTACGAAAACATCTGTAAATATATACACCTGCCCGTGCAAAGTGGCAACTCCCGCATTCTGCAATTGATGAACCGCACCTATACCCGCGAATGGTATATGGCTAAGGTAGACCAGATAAAGAGAATTATGCCCGATTGTGGTATTAGCGCGGACATCATTACCGGTTTTTGTACCGAAACAGAGGAAGAGCACCAGGAAACCCTGAGCATTATGGAGTACAGCAAGTATGATTACAGCTTTATGTTCTTCTACAGCGAACGCCCCGGCACTCTGGCTGCCCGCCGTTATAAAGATGATATACCGGAAGAGGTGAAAAAACGCAGACTGCAAGAGATTATCACCATGCAAAACCGCCTGTCGGTAGAAAGCAACAAACTGGATATTGGCCAAACCTATAAGGTGCTGATTGAGGGAGAAAGTAAAAGAAGTGATCAGGACTGGATGGGCCGCAACAGCAGAAACAAGGCAGTGGTGTTTGCCAAAGGCAACTCCAATTACAAAAAAGGCGATTATGTGTATGTAACTATTACCGATTGCACACAGGGTACCTTACTGGGGTATTTGCAACAGTAG
- a CDS encoding DUF3078 domain-containing protein: MMKLFTLAFLGVFCVLVAFGQDMIVRTLPTEVFRTITKDAKDTSTWKWKRGGAINLNLAQGSLSNWAAGGDNFSMSLNAYTNYFLYYKKGKHTWDNNLDMYFGYVQTTSLGSRKNDDRIDFLSKYGLQIDSAKKFYLSGLFSFRSQFFDGYTYNGTEGTLSSTLLSPAYVTFSLGMDYKPVTNFSVFLSPLTSRATIVASKRLAAQGLYGVPAGQRISNAVGAFTSINYSKVIGKNVTYKGRMDLFSDYSHNPWNIDLYFTNQLGFKINRYLTATYNLDMIYDDDVKLFGKDHNSPGLQVKSLLGIGFQCKLAQVAHQ, encoded by the coding sequence ATGATGAAATTATTTACTTTAGCCTTTTTGGGTGTTTTTTGTGTATTAGTGGCCTTTGGTCAGGATATGATAGTGCGGACTTTACCTACGGAAGTGTTCAGAACCATTACAAAAGATGCAAAAGACACTTCTACCTGGAAATGGAAAAGGGGTGGGGCCATTAATCTAAACCTGGCGCAGGGCTCGCTCAGCAACTGGGCCGCCGGTGGCGATAATTTCTCCATGTCGCTCAACGCCTACACCAATTATTTCCTGTATTATAAAAAAGGAAAGCATACCTGGGACAATAACCTGGATATGTATTTCGGATATGTGCAAACCACCAGTTTGGGCAGCCGGAAAAACGATGACCGGATTGACTTTCTTTCTAAATACGGTTTACAGATAGATAGTGCTAAAAAGTTCTATTTATCCGGACTATTCAGCTTCCGTTCGCAGTTTTTTGATGGTTACACCTATAATGGAACGGAGGGTACTTTGTCGTCTACTTTGCTTTCTCCGGCCTATGTTACATTTTCTTTGGGTATGGACTATAAACCTGTGACCAATTTTTCAGTCTTTCTATCACCATTGACTTCCCGTGCAACGATAGTTGCCAGCAAACGACTGGCCGCTCAGGGGTTATATGGTGTGCCGGCAGGACAGAGGATCTCTAACGCGGTGGGTGCGTTCACATCTATCAACTACAGTAAAGTGATAGGCAAAAACGTTACTTACAAAGGGAGGATGGACTTGTTCTCGGATTATTCGCATAATCCGTGGAACATAGATCTGTACTTTACCAACCAGTTAGGATTTAAAATAAACAGGTATTTGACGGCCACCTATAATTTGGACATGATTTATGATGATGATGTAAAGCTGTTTGGTAAAGACCACAACAGTCCGGGCCTGCAGGTGAAAAGCTTGCTGGGTATCGGTTTCCAGTGCAAACTGGCGCAGGTTGCTCATCAATAG